Proteins from one Ranitomeya variabilis isolate aRanVar5 chromosome 1, aRanVar5.hap1, whole genome shotgun sequence genomic window:
- the LOC143799621 gene encoding uncharacterized protein LOC143799621: protein MGPAGYISGIQDRIRIHSPREIFRVQRPSLFSLPNVAGCSGSPPDGGDMSCSSSSNRDGSLFGSFLYKKTIRRIPNHHKPQASKQMATVQEVQDGIHPLHNSPTRKERGNVHFRLKKCILPRSNISTSSKISKVCGGKGWVNLPLSVPLPPIWFSVGSKSFYKTRHRNRGLSQTTGYHDNPISRRFPFSSRLSGATQCRFPVGNLHTAETRLGVELGKVTSNSKIKKTVSGCNTRFKDQKVISSRGKAIRPNRQDSTVHKKSRDNKRCNEDPWHHDSLYPMCQLESVPFPSVTKVGSDIMGQKTVFVGQGVPTIPPGQTVPTVVDGVGKPPEGCLLGPDSSSHGDNGRKPTRLGWPGTRKILPGTMEPRRQQQFIKPQRASCGLEGLTFSPDLVKKQTPKGLIGQRYNGSFPLSSGGSKASETTAPGGSDFRLGREIGSLNFSGPLRRLKKPDRGLPEQEKIITHRMGIKQQGFRYPVSTLGNAGCRPIRNQKKCKGNNILFPEPPGESGRDRCPLSVMEQGSVVCLSPSGLSTKDPQEDMRGQSSGDLGGSLLARKKLVSSPKETSSRRPVPSSRVKGPTLPGSSPPSEPRKSSINCMDPERQILKAKGLSEDERFGYLKLMGKQVSNKHNNKINVPVLHAGKRLWPVPHNN, encoded by the exons ATGGGTCCTGCAGGTTATATCTCAGGGATACAGGATAGAATTCGAATCCATTCCCCCAGAGAGATATTTCGTGTCCAACGTCCATCTCTCTTCAGTCTCCCCAATGTGGCTGGATGTTCAGGATCTCCTCCGGATGGGGGCGATatgtcctgttcctcctcatcaaaTAGGGACGGGTCACTATTCGGGTCTTTTCTCTATAAAAAAACCATCAGGAGAATcccgaaccatcataaacctcaagcctctaaacagatggctacagtacaagaggttcaagatggaatccatcCGCTCCACAATTCCCCTACTAGGAAAGAACGTGGTAATGTGCACTTTAgacttaaaaagtgcatattaccacgTTCCAATATTTCCACATCATCAAAGATATCTAAGGTTTGCGGTGGAAAAGGATGGGTCAATCTTCCACTATCAGTTCCGTTGCCTCCCATTTGGTTTAGCGTCGGCTCCAAGAGTTTTTACAAAACTCGTCATAGAAATCGTGGCTTATCTCAGACAACGGGATATCACGATAATCCCATATCTCGACGATTTCCTTTTAGTAGCAGACTCAGTGGCGCAACTCAATGTCGATTCCCAGTTggtaatctccacactgcagaaacTAGGTTGGGTGTTGAACTGGGAAAAGTCACATCTAACTCCAAAATCAAGAAGACAGTTTCTGGGTGTAATACTAGATTCAAAGATCAGAAAGTCATTTCTTCCAGAGGGAAAGCAATCCGGCCTAATAGACAAGATTCGACGGTTCACAAGAAGTCGCGTGACAATAAGAGATGCAATGAAGATCCTTGGCATCATGACAGCCTGTATCCCATGTGTCAGCTGGAGTCAGTTCCATTCCCGTCAGTTACAAAAGTCGGTTCTGACATCATGGGACAGAAGACAGTCTTCGTTGGACAAGGAGTTCCTACTATCCCACCAGGTCAGACGGTCCCTACAGTGGTGGATGGTGTCGGAAAACCTCCAGAGGGGTGTCTCTTGGGTCCAGACTCCAGCAGTCACGGTGACAACGGACGCAAGCCAACAAGGTTGGGGTGGCCAGGTACTCGGAAGATACTTCCAGGGACAATGGAGCCTAGAAGACAGCAACAATtcatcaaaccacagagagcttcatgcggtttggaaggtcttaCGTTCAGCCCAGACCTTGTTAAAAAACAGACACCTAAAGGTCTTATCGGACAACGTTACAACGGTAGCTTTCCTTTGTCATCAGGGGGGTCCAAGGCATCCGAAACTACAGCTCCTGGCGGATCAGATTTTcgcctgggcagagagatcggttCTCTCAATTTCAGCGGTCCACTTAGAAGGCTCAAGAAACCAGATCGCGGACTTCCTGAGCAGGAAAAAATTATCACCCACAGAATGGGAATTAAACAGCAGGGTTTTCGATACCCTGTGTCGACGCTGGGGAACGCCGGTTGTCGACCTATTCGCAACCAGAAGAAATGCAAAGGTAACAACATTTTATTCCCTGAACCCCCAGGAGAATCCGGCAGGGATAGATGCCCTCTCTCAGTCATGGAGCAGGGGTCTGttgtatgcctttccccctctggcCTTAGTACCAAGGATCCTCAGGAAGATatgcgaggacagagctcaggtgatcttggtggttcccttctggcccggAAGAAGCTGGTTTCCTCTCCTAAGGAAACTAGCAGTAGACGACCCGTACCATCTTCCAGAGTTAAGGGACCTACTCTCCCAGGGTCCAGTCCTCCATCAGAACCCAGAAAATCTTCAATTAACTGCATGGATCCTGAACGGCAGATCCTAAAGGCAAAGGGCTTATCAGAAGAT GAGAGATTTGGGTACCTTAAACTGATGGGCAAGCAAGTCTCTAATAAACACAACAATAAGATCAATGTACCGGTGCTTCATGCTGGAAAACGTTTGTGGCCAGTTCCTCACAATAACTAA